The following are from one region of the Syngnathus typhle isolate RoL2023-S1 ecotype Sweden linkage group LG22, RoL_Styp_1.0, whole genome shotgun sequence genome:
- the chrna2b gene encoding neuronal acetylcholine receptor subunit alpha-2 isoform X2: MMTTNVWLKQEWNDYKLRWQPSDYDNVTSIRVPSQLIWVPDIVLYNNADGEFAVTHMTKAHLFHTGAVRWVPPAIYKSSCSIDVTFFPFDQQNCKMKFGSWTYDKAKIDLERLETSVDLNNYWESGEWAIVNAVGTYNTKKYDCCHEIYPDITYFFIIRRLPLFYTINLLIPCLLISCLTVLVFYLPSDCGEKITLCISVLLSLTVFLLLITEIIPSTSLVIPLIGEYLLFTMIFVTLSIVITVFVLNVHHRSPNTHKMPRWVHAVFLDLVPRWLFMRRPAPNARRRRLLMERRRGPAAPGPSVSTSATWGRDASSRSLEDLELGTLASYVSFRPPSPQRPETPQRSARQPPPPARTSTIKRSARGEAPPADFPLSPSLIHALEGVHYVADHLRAEDADFSVKEDWKYVAMVIDRIFLWMFIIVCLLGTVGLFLPPWLAGMI; this comes from the exons ATGATGACGACCAATGTTTGGCTCAAGCAG GAGTGGAATGACTACAAACTTCGCTGGCAGCCGTCAGATTATGACAACGTGACCTCCATCCGAGTGCCGTCACAGCTCATATGGGTCCCGGATATCGTCCTCTATAATAA CGCCGACGGCGAGTTCGCCGTGACCCACATGACCAAGGCGCACCTGTTCCACACGGGGGCCGTGCGCTGGGTACCTCCGGCCATCTACAAGAGCTCGTGCAGCATCGACGTCACCTTCTTCCCGTTCGACCAGCAGAACTGCAAGATGAAGTTCGGCTCGTGGACCTACGACAAGGCCAAGATCGACCTGGAGCGCCTGGAGACCTCGGTGGATCTCAACAACTACTGGGAGAGCGGCGAGTGGGCCATCGTCAACGCGGTGGGCACCTACAACACCAAGAAGTACGACTGCTGCCACGAGATCTACCCGGACATCACCTACTTCTTCATCATCCGTCGCCTGCCGCTCTTCTACACCATCAACCTGCTCATCCCCTGCCTGCTCATCTCCTGCCTGACCGTGCTGGTCTTCTACCTGCCGTCCGACTGCGGCGAGAAGATCACGCTGTGCATCTCGGTGCTGCTCTCGCTCACCGTCTTCCTGCTGCTCATCACCGAGATCATCCCGTCCACCTCGCTGGTCATCCCGCTCATCGGCGAGTACCTGCTCTTCACCATGATCTTCGTCACGCTCTCCATCGTCATCACCGTCTTTGTGCTCAACGTGCACCACCGCTCGCCCAACACGCACAAGATGCCGCGCTGGGTGCACGCCGTCTTTCTGGACCTGGTGCCCAGGTGGCTGTTCATGAGGAGGCCGGCGCCCAACGCCAGGCGCCGTAGGCTGCTGATGGAGAGGCGCCGGGGCCCAGCGGCTCCCGGGCCCAGCGTCAGCACCTCGGCCACCTGGGGCCGAGATGCTTCCTCCCGCTCGCTGGAGGATCTGGAGTTGGGCACTCTGGCGTCCTACGTCTCCTTCCGCCCGCCCTCGCCGCAGCGGCCCGAGACGCCGCAGCGGAGCGCCAGGCAGCCGCCGCCCCCGGCTCGGACCTCCACCATCAAGCGGAGCGCCAGAGGGGAAGCCCCCCCGGCGGACTTCCCGCTCTCGCCGAGCCTCATCCACGCCCTGGAAGGCGTGCACTACGTCGCCGACCACCTGAGGGCCGAGGACGCCGACTTCAGC GTGAAAGAAGACTGGAAATATGTGGCCATGGTGATCGACCGCATCTTCCTGTGGATGTTCATCATCGTGTGCCTCCTGGGCACCGTCGGCCTCTTCCTGCCTCCTTGGCTCGCAGGCATGATTTAG
- the chrna2b gene encoding neuronal acetylcholine receptor subunit alpha-2 isoform X1, translated as MAPIERLCATVAAANWLCSLLFCQAVACHAKTHSHAEDELFKRLFAGYNKWSRPVPNISDVVIVKFGLSIAQLIDVDEKNQMMTTNVWLKQEWNDYKLRWQPSDYDNVTSIRVPSQLIWVPDIVLYNNADGEFAVTHMTKAHLFHTGAVRWVPPAIYKSSCSIDVTFFPFDQQNCKMKFGSWTYDKAKIDLERLETSVDLNNYWESGEWAIVNAVGTYNTKKYDCCHEIYPDITYFFIIRRLPLFYTINLLIPCLLISCLTVLVFYLPSDCGEKITLCISVLLSLTVFLLLITEIIPSTSLVIPLIGEYLLFTMIFVTLSIVITVFVLNVHHRSPNTHKMPRWVHAVFLDLVPRWLFMRRPAPNARRRRLLMERRRGPAAPGPSVSTSATWGRDASSRSLEDLELGTLASYVSFRPPSPQRPETPQRSARQPPPPARTSTIKRSARGEAPPADFPLSPSLIHALEGVHYVADHLRAEDADFSVKEDWKYVAMVIDRIFLWMFIIVCLLGTVGLFLPPWLAGMI; from the exons TGGCGTGCCACGCCAAGACGCACTCCCACGCCGAGGACGAGCTCTTCAAGAGGCTGTTTGCTGGCTACAACAAGTGGTCCAGACCGGTTCCCAACATCTCCGACGTGGTCATCGTCAAGTTTGGACTGTCCATCGCGCAGCTCATCGACGTG GACGAGAAGAACCAAATGATGACGACCAATGTTTGGCTCAAGCAG GAGTGGAATGACTACAAACTTCGCTGGCAGCCGTCAGATTATGACAACGTGACCTCCATCCGAGTGCCGTCACAGCTCATATGGGTCCCGGATATCGTCCTCTATAATAA CGCCGACGGCGAGTTCGCCGTGACCCACATGACCAAGGCGCACCTGTTCCACACGGGGGCCGTGCGCTGGGTACCTCCGGCCATCTACAAGAGCTCGTGCAGCATCGACGTCACCTTCTTCCCGTTCGACCAGCAGAACTGCAAGATGAAGTTCGGCTCGTGGACCTACGACAAGGCCAAGATCGACCTGGAGCGCCTGGAGACCTCGGTGGATCTCAACAACTACTGGGAGAGCGGCGAGTGGGCCATCGTCAACGCGGTGGGCACCTACAACACCAAGAAGTACGACTGCTGCCACGAGATCTACCCGGACATCACCTACTTCTTCATCATCCGTCGCCTGCCGCTCTTCTACACCATCAACCTGCTCATCCCCTGCCTGCTCATCTCCTGCCTGACCGTGCTGGTCTTCTACCTGCCGTCCGACTGCGGCGAGAAGATCACGCTGTGCATCTCGGTGCTGCTCTCGCTCACCGTCTTCCTGCTGCTCATCACCGAGATCATCCCGTCCACCTCGCTGGTCATCCCGCTCATCGGCGAGTACCTGCTCTTCACCATGATCTTCGTCACGCTCTCCATCGTCATCACCGTCTTTGTGCTCAACGTGCACCACCGCTCGCCCAACACGCACAAGATGCCGCGCTGGGTGCACGCCGTCTTTCTGGACCTGGTGCCCAGGTGGCTGTTCATGAGGAGGCCGGCGCCCAACGCCAGGCGCCGTAGGCTGCTGATGGAGAGGCGCCGGGGCCCAGCGGCTCCCGGGCCCAGCGTCAGCACCTCGGCCACCTGGGGCCGAGATGCTTCCTCCCGCTCGCTGGAGGATCTGGAGTTGGGCACTCTGGCGTCCTACGTCTCCTTCCGCCCGCCCTCGCCGCAGCGGCCCGAGACGCCGCAGCGGAGCGCCAGGCAGCCGCCGCCCCCGGCTCGGACCTCCACCATCAAGCGGAGCGCCAGAGGGGAAGCCCCCCCGGCGGACTTCCCGCTCTCGCCGAGCCTCATCCACGCCCTGGAAGGCGTGCACTACGTCGCCGACCACCTGAGGGCCGAGGACGCCGACTTCAGC GTGAAAGAAGACTGGAAATATGTGGCCATGGTGATCGACCGCATCTTCCTGTGGATGTTCATCATCGTGTGCCTCCTGGGCACCGTCGGCCTCTTCCTGCCTCCTTGGCTCGCAGGCATGATTTAG